The segment TCCTTTTCGGGGGGGAGGGACGACCGATCAGTTCTCGAACAGATCGGCCAGCGTCGTTCTCGCGAAGTGTTCCCGAATCGTGTCGTTCACCCCTTTCAGCAACCCGCCGAAGAGGCAACTCTTCCTTCCGCAGACCGGCTTACCGAACACGCACCCACAGACCGGCATCGGTCCTTCGATCGCCTCGTACACTTCGAGGAGAGTGATCTCACCCGGCGGTTTTCGCAGGGAGACGCCCCCGCCGGGCCCGCGGACCGGCAAAAGGAGCCCAGCCTTCGCGAGTCTCTGGTGAACCTTCGCCAGGTGGTGAGCGGAAAAGCGGAATCGATTGGCGATCCGCGCCGTCGTCGCCTTCCTGTCCGGCTCCTCTGCGAGAAACATCATCGCGTGCATCCCGAGGGCCGCTGCGTCCGTGAGATGACATACATCCGCCATGTCGAAACACCCCCATTATTGTATTCTGGTACTAATATACTTGTTTCTGGGATCCAGTCAAGTGAATCCCGCACCCGCCGGTCGGAGCCGGGATCGTACAAACGGGAGGGGGGGAGCCTCCTCGAACCGCAGCGAGTTATTGCGCTTACCGGCGCTTTCTCCTATCGTGGTCGGGGGCGGACGAGAGTGGATATCGGCGAACGCCGTAAAGCCCGGAAACCCGCCCGTGAGGTCTGTCGTTCACCGATTGGAAACCGCTCCATGCGCACCCTGATTCTCGTCCCGGCATACCGTTTAGAGGGGACGATCGGACCCGTTCTCGAGGAAACACGCCGCGCCGCGCCGGGGAGGGAGATTCTCGTCGTCGATGACGGATCGGACGATGCGACGGGGCGCGAGGCGGGCGCGGTGGAAGGGGTGCGCGTCGTCGCCCATTCCGGCAATCGGGGGAAAGGTGCGGCGCTCCGGACCGGATTCGCCGAGGCGATCCGCGAAGGGTTCGACGCGGTCCTCACTCTGGACGGAGACGGCCAGCACCCGCCGGAGTTGATCCCTCTTTTCGAGGAGCGCCTCACCGCGGAGGGGGCGGACCTGGTGATCGGCTCCCGTTGGGAAGACTTCGAGGGGATGCCGCGGATGCGACGTCTCTCGAACCGGCTCTGCACATGGGCCGTTTCCCGTGCGGTGGGGAGGAACCTGCCGGACAGCCAATCCGGCTACCGTTTGGTTCGAACGAGGGTTCTCGAAGCGGTCCCCCTCCGGACGAGCCATTACGAGACGGAGACGGAGCTTCTGATCGGCGCCGCGCGGCGCGGATTCCGGATCACCTCGATCCCGATCCCCGCCCGGTACGGCGTGGAGAAGAGCCATATACGGGTCTGGCGGGACATGGGCCGTTTCCTCCGGCTCCTCGTCACCCTGCGGAACGGATGAGAGCGGATATGCGGATTTTGATCACCAACGACGACGGGGTTCACTCCGAGGGGATCCGTGTCCTGACCGAGGCGGTGCGCGGGATGGGGGAAACGGTGGTGATGGCGCCGGCGATGGAACAGAGCGCGTCCAGCCACTCCATCACCCTCCGCGATCCTCTCCTCGTGGACCGTCTCGCTCGGAACGTCTACAGCGTAGACGGCACGCCCACCGATTGCGTGGTCCTCTCACTGAACGGGGTGATCGGCGCGCGCCCGGATCTGGTCGTCTCCGGTGTCAACCACGGCGCCAACATGGGAGACGACGTCACCTATTCCGGCACGGTGGCGGCGGCGATCGAGGCGGTGCTTTACGGCGTTCCGGCCATCGCCTTCAGCGTCGCCGCCCTGGAAGGCCTGCTCTTCGAGGCGCCGTCGCGGATGATCCGGCCCATCGTCGAGAGAATGATCGCCCGCCCCCGGAATCCGAAAACCATCTGGAACGTTAACTTCCCCAACATACCCTTCGGGGAGGTCCGCGGGATCCGTGTGACCCGTCTGGGCACCCGTTTCTACGAGAACTCGGTCGTCGAGGAGGCGCCCCGGGACGGCGGCAAGGTCTTCCGCATCGGCGGCGGCAAACCGACATGGAAAAGGGAGCCGGAAACCGATTTCCAGGCCGTCTTCGACCGCTACGTTTCGATCACGCCGATCCTTTTGGATCTGAATGATTATGAATCGATCCTCACCATGCGGGAGTGGGAATGGAGCCGGGAGGGCGGGGTGAAGTGAAGCCGCTCCGGGGCGCCGAATCGTACCGATCCGCCCGGGAAAGGATGGTGCGGGTCGAGGTCGAGGAGAGGGGAATCCATGACGATCGGGTTCTCCGCGCCCTTCTCGACGTACCCCGCCATCTATTCGCCGATGAGGCCCTCGCCGCGCAAACCTACAGGGGGAACGCGCTGCCGATCGGTTGGGGGCAAACCCTCAGCCAACCCTGGATCGTGGCGCGGATGACCGAGGCGTTGGAGCTCGGCGGCGGCGAGAGGATCCTCGAGGTGGGGACCGGTTCGGGATACCAGGCGGCGGTGTTGTCGCGGCTCGGCTGCCGCGTCTTCTCCGTGGAGCGCGTCCCCGAGCTGGCTCGCCGGGCCAGGCGGCTTCTCGACCGGATCGGCGTGGAGAGGGTCTCCATCCGGAGCGGCGACGGCGCCGCGGGGTGGCGCGACTTCGCCCCCTTCGACAGGATCCTGCTCACCGCCGGCACCCGGGAGATTCCGGAACCGGTGCGGGAGCAGCTCGCCGATCCCGGCGTTCTCGTCGCCCCTTTGGGTACCGAGCGTCAGACGCTCACGGTGCTCCGGCGGGAGAGGGGAAGGGATCGAATCGAGACGCTGGAGGACTGCCGTTTCGTGCCGCTTCTCCCACGAAGAAGCGAGAACGTCGGAGGCGCGGACGGGCGGGATCGGAAAGCGCAGGTTGACGGACCGGGACGAGACGAAACGTGGAAGGACGGAACGGATCGAACCGTCCTTTAAGGAGCAAGGATGAGTGGATCGACGAATCGAGAAGCGGCGGCGAAGCCCGGGAAGGACGGCGTGCCGCTCACGCTGATCAAGGGTGGCCTCATCGGCGTCGCCAACATCATCCCGGGCGTGTCGGGGGGGACCTTCGCGCTCATTCTCGGCATCTTCGACAGGATGG is part of the Candidatus Eisenbacteria bacterium genome and harbors:
- a CDS encoding Rrf2 family transcriptional regulator translates to MMFLAEEPDRKATTARIANRFRFSAHHLAKVHQRLAKAGLLLPVRGPGGGVSLRKPPGEITLLEVYEAIEGPMPVCGCVFGKPVCGRKSCLFGGLLKGVNDTIREHFARTTLADLFEN
- a CDS encoding glycosyltransferase family 2 protein, with protein sequence MRTLILVPAYRLEGTIGPVLEETRRAAPGREILVVDDGSDDATGREAGAVEGVRVVAHSGNRGKGAALRTGFAEAIREGFDAVLTLDGDGQHPPELIPLFEERLTAEGADLVIGSRWEDFEGMPRMRRLSNRLCTWAVSRAVGRNLPDSQSGYRLVRTRVLEAVPLRTSHYETETELLIGAARRGFRITSIPIPARYGVEKSHIRVWRDMGRFLRLLVTLRNG
- the surE gene encoding 5'/3'-nucleotidase SurE, with translation MRILITNDDGVHSEGIRVLTEAVRGMGETVVMAPAMEQSASSHSITLRDPLLVDRLARNVYSVDGTPTDCVVLSLNGVIGARPDLVVSGVNHGANMGDDVTYSGTVAAAIEAVLYGVPAIAFSVAALEGLLFEAPSRMIRPIVERMIARPRNPKTIWNVNFPNIPFGEVRGIRVTRLGTRFYENSVVEEAPRDGGKVFRIGGGKPTWKREPETDFQAVFDRYVSITPILLDLNDYESILTMREWEWSREGGVK
- a CDS encoding protein-L-isoaspartate(D-aspartate) O-methyltransferase is translated as MEPGGRGEVKPLRGAESYRSARERMVRVEVEERGIHDDRVLRALLDVPRHLFADEALAAQTYRGNALPIGWGQTLSQPWIVARMTEALELGGGERILEVGTGSGYQAAVLSRLGCRVFSVERVPELARRARRLLDRIGVERVSIRSGDGAAGWRDFAPFDRILLTAGTREIPEPVREQLADPGVLVAPLGTERQTLTVLRRERGRDRIETLEDCRFVPLLPRRSENVGGADGRDRKAQVDGPGRDETWKDGTDRTVL